Proteins encoded together in one Sinorhizobium meliloti window:
- a CDS encoding SDR family NAD(P)-dependent oxidoreductase: MADRLKGKSAIVFGAGSSGPGWGNGKAAAVLYAREGAKVVCVDVDREAAEETAAIIAAEGGQALAVAADVTALASVEAAVAAARQAFGTISILHNNVGVTHMGGPVELSEAQFQQSVDLNLGSVFRTAKAVIPHMIEAGGGAVVNISSLAGIRWTGYPYFAYYATKAAVNQATVAIAAQYAPHGIRANCVVPGLIDTPLIYKQISSQYASAEEMVAARNAALPGGRMGDAWDVANAALFLASDEAKFITGVCLPVDGGQSCTIMGVH; this comes from the coding sequence TTGGCAGACCGTCTCAAGGGAAAATCGGCAATCGTCTTCGGTGCGGGTTCCTCCGGCCCCGGCTGGGGCAACGGCAAGGCTGCCGCCGTGCTTTATGCGCGTGAAGGCGCCAAGGTCGTCTGTGTCGACGTCGATAGGGAGGCAGCCGAGGAAACGGCGGCAATCATCGCGGCGGAAGGCGGCCAGGCCCTAGCCGTCGCCGCAGACGTCACCGCTCTCGCATCTGTCGAAGCGGCGGTGGCGGCCGCACGGCAGGCATTCGGCACCATTTCCATTCTGCACAACAATGTCGGCGTCACGCATATGGGTGGACCGGTCGAGTTGTCGGAAGCACAGTTCCAGCAATCCGTGGATCTCAATCTCGGCTCGGTGTTCCGCACCGCCAAGGCTGTCATCCCGCACATGATCGAAGCCGGCGGTGGCGCCGTCGTCAACATCTCGTCGCTCGCCGGCATCCGGTGGACCGGCTATCCCTATTTCGCCTATTACGCGACGAAGGCGGCGGTCAACCAGGCGACGGTCGCGATCGCGGCTCAATACGCGCCGCACGGAATCCGCGCGAACTGTGTCGTCCCCGGCCTGATCGACACGCCTCTGATCTACAAGCAGATCTCCTCGCAATACGCCTCCGCCGAGGAAATGGTGGCAGCCCGCAACGCGGCGCTTCCGGGCGGGCGCATGGGTGATGCCTGGGATGTCGCCAATGCAGCGCTTTTCCTTGCCTCCGACGAAGCGAAATTCATTACCGGCGTTTGTCTGCCGGTCGATGGCGGCCAGAGCTGCACGATCATGGGGGTACACTGA
- a CDS encoding DUF1236 domain-containing protein, producing MKKLVFITATVALIASGAVAQQADGTNAATGMVGGAATGAIIGGPIGAGVGAVVGATLGGALTPPPPEVVTYVQQQPAPPSVVVQQPIAVGKPVPETVMLTPVPQNPTYAYAVVNEQRVIVEPKSRTVVQVIN from the coding sequence ATGAAGAAGCTCGTATTTATTACTGCGACTGTCGCGCTCATCGCCAGCGGTGCTGTCGCGCAGCAAGCCGACGGTACCAACGCGGCAACCGGCATGGTCGGCGGTGCCGCCACCGGCGCCATTATCGGCGGCCCGATCGGAGCCGGGGTCGGCGCGGTGGTAGGCGCCACGCTCGGCGGCGCACTCACGCCGCCTCCCCCCGAGGTGGTCACTTATGTTCAGCAGCAGCCGGCACCGCCATCGGTGGTCGTTCAGCAGCCGATTGCGGTCGGCAAGCCTGTTCCCGAAACGGTTATGCTGACGCCGGTCCCGCAGAATCCGACCTATGCATATGCGGTGGTCAATGAGCAGCGTGTCATCGTGGAGCCGAAATCGCGCACGGTCGTTCAGGTCATCAACTGA
- a CDS encoding SDR family NAD(P)-dependent oxidoreductase, which translates to MSDGMKSVLVTGGASGIGLEIARLLNDRGWRVYLVDRNADALADACRAIPIDPAQAIACSVTDEKEVASAIETAAARAPLRAVINSAGIAIDRPAVETSVDDFRRILDVNLTGTFIVCREAARHWLATATPGAIVNISSVSGLVGNKGRAAYGASKGAVNLLTYILATELGQDGIRVNAIAPGAIDTPLSRAVHTDDVRAQWHERIPQRRYGSSGEIAASAAFLISEEASYINGQVLAVDGGFVNAGLALKGR; encoded by the coding sequence ATGAGCGATGGAATGAAATCCGTACTCGTCACGGGAGGAGCATCCGGTATCGGCCTCGAAATAGCGAGGCTTCTCAACGATCGCGGCTGGAGGGTCTATCTGGTGGATCGCAATGCCGATGCGCTGGCGGACGCATGTCGCGCGATCCCGATCGATCCCGCGCAGGCAATCGCCTGCAGCGTCACGGATGAAAAGGAGGTCGCATCGGCCATCGAGACCGCGGCGGCGAGGGCACCGTTGCGGGCGGTCATCAATTCGGCGGGCATCGCGATCGACAGGCCTGCCGTCGAGACCAGCGTCGACGATTTCCGCCGCATTCTGGACGTCAATCTGACCGGCACGTTCATCGTCTGCCGTGAGGCGGCGCGTCATTGGCTGGCGACGGCCACGCCCGGTGCAATCGTCAACATCTCCTCCGTATCGGGTCTTGTCGGCAACAAGGGACGCGCCGCCTACGGCGCCTCCAAAGGCGCGGTCAATCTGCTCACCTACATTCTCGCGACCGAGCTCGGACAGGATGGAATTCGCGTCAATGCCATCGCTCCCGGTGCCATCGACACGCCTTTGTCGCGTGCCGTCCATACGGATGACGTGCGTGCGCAATGGCACGAGCGCATCCCCCAGCGCCGCTACGGTTCTTCGGGCGAAATCGCGGCCAGCGCGGCGTTCCTGATCTCGGAGGAGGCGAGCTATATCAACGGCCAGGTGCTGGCGGTCGATGGAGGATTCGTCAACGCCGGTCTGGCTTTGAAAGGACGATGA
- a CDS encoding acetyl-CoA acetyltransferase encodes MTKAQIVGWAHSQFGKTDYADTEALMAAVAAPALAHAGLAASDVDGIFVGVMNGGFSKQEFQAALVGMSDEALAHVPSVRLENACATGSAAIYTAMDFIEAGRGRIALVIGAEKMTAVPTAAVGDILLGGSYRKEEGDVEGGFAGVFGRIAQHYFQRYGDRSEELAMIAAKNHENGVANPYAHMRRDFGFAFCNTVSEKNPIVAAPLRRTDCSLVSDGAAALVLADADTAATLQRAIAFRARSHVNDVFALSRRDMLEFDGPRRAWKAALSMAGATLDDLSFVETHDCFTIAEMIEYEAMGLTAPGEGYRAIRDGTTTRSGSLPVNPSGGLKSKGHPIGATGVSMHVISAMQLMEEAGEMQIPGAGLAGIFNMGGAAVANYVSILERAK; translated from the coding sequence ATGACCAAGGCGCAGATCGTAGGCTGGGCCCACTCCCAGTTCGGCAAGACCGACTACGCGGACACAGAGGCGCTGATGGCCGCGGTCGCGGCGCCGGCACTTGCCCATGCCGGTCTTGCCGCCTCGGATGTCGACGGAATCTTTGTCGGAGTCATGAATGGCGGCTTCTCCAAGCAGGAGTTTCAGGCCGCACTTGTCGGCATGAGCGACGAGGCGCTTGCTCACGTCCCGTCCGTGCGGCTTGAAAATGCGTGCGCGACAGGCTCGGCGGCGATCTATACGGCGATGGACTTCATCGAGGCCGGCCGCGGCCGCATCGCGCTCGTCATCGGTGCCGAGAAGATGACCGCCGTTCCGACGGCAGCAGTTGGCGATATCCTTCTGGGCGGCAGCTACCGGAAAGAGGAAGGCGACGTGGAAGGGGGCTTTGCCGGCGTCTTCGGCCGCATAGCACAGCATTACTTCCAGCGTTACGGCGACCGTTCCGAGGAACTTGCGATGATCGCGGCCAAGAACCACGAAAACGGCGTAGCCAACCCTTACGCGCATATGCGAAGGGATTTCGGTTTTGCGTTCTGCAACACCGTTTCGGAAAAGAATCCGATCGTCGCGGCCCCCTTGCGCCGCACCGACTGCTCGCTCGTCTCGGACGGGGCGGCCGCCCTCGTGCTCGCCGACGCGGACACGGCTGCGACGCTGCAGCGGGCAATCGCCTTCCGGGCCCGCAGCCACGTCAACGACGTGTTTGCGCTCAGCCGCCGGGACATGCTGGAATTCGACGGGCCACGGCGGGCCTGGAAAGCGGCACTTTCCATGGCCGGCGCCACGCTGGACGATCTCTCCTTCGTCGAGACGCATGACTGCTTCACCATAGCCGAGATGATCGAATACGAGGCGATGGGACTGACCGCACCCGGCGAAGGCTACCGTGCGATCCGCGACGGAACCACCACCAGGAGCGGAAGCCTGCCGGTCAACCCCTCCGGCGGCTTGAAATCCAAGGGTCATCCGATCGGCGCGACGGGGGTCTCGATGCATGTCATTTCCGCCATGCAGCTTATGGAGGAGGCGGGCGAAATGCAGATCCCCGGCGCCGGTCTCGCCGGCATCTTCAACATGGGCGGCGCTGCCGTCGCAAACTATGTCTCCATCCTGGAACGGGCGAAATGA
- a CDS encoding TRAP transporter substrate-binding protein, translating to MKITRRTMLLGTGAVALGASIRTKAHAADFTYKLANNLPVTHPLNIRLKEAADKILEETGGRLKINIFPSSQLGNDTETLSQLRNGATEFFSLSPLILSTLVPNAAISGIGFAFPDYDTVWKAMDGELGAYARGEIEKKGLVPMEKIWDNGFRQITSSTKPINTPEDLKGFKIRVPPSPLWQSMFTAFGAAPTTINFAEVYTALSTGTVDGQENPLAIASTAKLYEVQKHCAMTNHMWDGFWMLANKQAWETLPEDIREIAAKHLNESAIAQRTDTAKVNDTVREQLTQSGMTFTDPDKAAFRETLRSAGFYAEWKGKFGDEAWAILEKAVGTSLG from the coding sequence ATGAAAATAACCCGTAGAACGATGCTGCTCGGCACTGGAGCAGTTGCGCTTGGGGCTTCGATCCGCACCAAGGCCCATGCCGCGGACTTCACCTATAAGCTGGCAAACAACCTGCCGGTCACCCATCCGCTCAACATTCGCCTGAAGGAAGCCGCCGACAAGATCCTGGAGGAGACGGGCGGCCGCCTGAAGATCAACATCTTCCCGAGCAGTCAGCTCGGCAACGACACCGAAACGCTTTCGCAGCTTCGCAACGGCGCAACCGAGTTCTTCTCGCTCTCGCCGCTGATTCTCTCGACCCTGGTGCCCAACGCTGCCATCAGCGGCATCGGCTTCGCCTTCCCCGACTACGACACGGTCTGGAAGGCGATGGACGGAGAGCTGGGCGCCTATGCGCGCGGCGAGATCGAGAAGAAGGGCCTCGTGCCCATGGAGAAGATCTGGGACAACGGCTTTCGCCAGATCACCAGTTCGACCAAGCCGATCAACACGCCGGAGGACCTCAAGGGGTTCAAGATTCGCGTTCCGCCGAGCCCGCTCTGGCAATCCATGTTCACAGCCTTCGGGGCTGCACCGACCACGATCAATTTCGCGGAAGTCTACACGGCGCTCAGCACCGGCACCGTCGACGGCCAGGAAAACCCACTGGCAATCGCCTCGACCGCCAAGCTCTACGAGGTGCAGAAACATTGCGCCATGACCAACCATATGTGGGACGGTTTCTGGATGCTGGCGAACAAGCAGGCCTGGGAAACACTGCCGGAAGACATAAGGGAGATTGCGGCCAAACATCTCAACGAGTCGGCCATCGCCCAGCGCACCGATACCGCCAAGGTGAACGACACGGTACGCGAGCAGCTCACCCAAAGCGGCATGACGTTCACCGACCCGGACAAGGCAGCTTTCCGGGAGACGCTGAGATCGGCGGGTTTCTACGCCGAATGGAAGGGAAAATTCGGCGACGAGGCCTGGGCCATTCTCGAAAAGGCCGTAGGCACCAGCCTCGGCTGA
- a CDS encoding DUF1236 domain-containing protein: MNAKIFIVTAIATGIFAAPAIANDTNQGAVTGAAGGAVTGAIVGGPVGAAIGGAVGLVAGAVIAPPPQQVVTYVRQQPVPADTVVLQERIAVGRPLPRTVALTPVPENPSYAFAVVNNQRVIVDPRTYTVVQVVQ; the protein is encoded by the coding sequence ATGAACGCCAAGATCTTCATTGTTACTGCGATCGCAACGGGCATCTTTGCCGCGCCCGCTATTGCAAACGACACCAACCAAGGTGCGGTGACGGGTGCCGCTGGCGGAGCCGTTACCGGCGCTATTGTTGGCGGTCCCGTCGGCGCTGCCATCGGCGGTGCGGTCGGCCTCGTCGCCGGCGCTGTTATCGCTCCTCCGCCGCAGCAGGTCGTAACCTATGTGCGACAGCAGCCGGTTCCCGCCGATACCGTTGTCCTGCAGGAGCGGATCGCCGTCGGTCGTCCGCTACCGCGGACCGTGGCTCTGACGCCCGTTCCCGAGAATCCCTCCTACGCGTTCGCCGTGGTCAACAACCAACGCGTGATCGTCGACCCAAGAACCTACACGGTCGTCCAGGTCGTTCAGTAA
- a CDS encoding IclR family transcriptional regulator — protein MGDAADRDMTGSQSVDRAAKLLSLVGRQMDGMSLSAVVEQSGLNKPTVRRLLLALIRAGLLEQDDRDRRYYVGEEAYVLGTLASSRHGLLRLSTESLHRLAQKTSDSCFLSVRRGASSVCLHREEGSFPIRTHALQAGFVHPLGVGAGSLAMLAALSDEEVSSVLDQNAAVLEEQFPMLGPDELRRRVELARAQGYAVNPGLILTNSWGVGVAIRYPGGGVAGAISIAAIDSRMQEPRQSELAALLRQEASRIESKLAEQFRDRGTRHIASIARPLKRRLSR, from the coding sequence ATGGGCGATGCGGCCGACAGGGACATGACCGGTTCGCAAAGCGTCGATCGTGCGGCCAAGCTCCTGTCGCTGGTCGGCCGCCAGATGGACGGCATGTCTCTGAGCGCCGTCGTGGAGCAGAGCGGCCTCAACAAACCAACGGTTCGCCGCCTCCTGCTTGCCCTGATCAGGGCCGGCCTCCTGGAGCAGGACGACCGCGATCGGCGGTACTATGTCGGTGAAGAAGCCTATGTGCTCGGCACCCTCGCATCGAGCCGGCACGGGCTCCTGCGCCTGTCGACGGAAAGCCTGCATCGCCTGGCGCAGAAGACCAGCGACTCCTGCTTTCTCTCCGTACGCCGCGGAGCGTCGTCGGTCTGTCTCCACCGGGAGGAGGGGAGCTTTCCGATCCGCACCCACGCACTCCAGGCGGGCTTCGTGCATCCGCTGGGCGTCGGCGCCGGCTCTCTGGCCATGCTGGCGGCTCTTTCGGACGAGGAGGTTTCGTCCGTTCTGGACCAGAATGCCGCCGTGCTCGAGGAGCAGTTTCCGATGCTTGGGCCGGACGAACTGCGCCGCCGCGTCGAGCTTGCCCGCGCTCAGGGCTATGCGGTCAATCCCGGCCTTATCCTCACCAACTCCTGGGGTGTGGGCGTCGCAATCCGCTATCCCGGCGGCGGCGTCGCCGGAGCCATCAGCATTGCCGCCATCGACAGCCGCATGCAGGAGCCGCGGCAGAGCGAGTTGGCAGCTCTTCTCAGGCAGGAAGCGTCACGCATCGAGAGCAAGCTCGCCGAGCAGTTCCGCGACCGCGGGACGCGACACATAGCCTCCATTGCAAGACCTCTCAAAAGGAGATTGTCCAGATGA
- a CDS encoding outer membrane protein, which yields MIRNVLVAVFGASLLGGAAHAADLAQAPEPAPTVETISSFVWTGGYLGLQGGGGWLNSDLSVPGGSASEKFSGGLFGAFAGYNYQHGDWVVGVEGDVSYNWNDETVTVFGSDTETGTDVSGSVRARLGYTVNDRTLIYGTGGWAVTRGFVDVAGASKEKETFNGWTIGAGVDYGFTDSVFGRAEYRYNDFGDKDVGGVDVDLDQHQFTVGVGVKF from the coding sequence ATGATCAGAAATGTGCTTGTTGCAGTCTTCGGGGCTTCGCTGCTCGGGGGAGCGGCCCATGCAGCCGATTTGGCACAGGCACCGGAGCCGGCGCCGACGGTCGAGACGATATCCAGCTTCGTATGGACGGGCGGTTATCTCGGCCTGCAGGGCGGGGGTGGCTGGTTGAACAGCGACCTCAGCGTCCCGGGCGGCAGCGCCTCCGAAAAATTCAGCGGCGGCCTCTTCGGCGCCTTCGCCGGCTACAACTATCAGCATGGCGACTGGGTCGTCGGCGTCGAGGGCGATGTCAGCTACAACTGGAACGATGAGACCGTCACCGTCTTCGGATCTGACACCGAAACCGGGACGGATGTTTCCGGATCCGTGCGCGCCCGCCTCGGCTACACCGTAAACGACCGGACGCTGATTTACGGCACGGGCGGTTGGGCTGTAACGCGCGGCTTCGTCGATGTCGCCGGCGCGTCCAAGGAAAAGGAAACCTTCAACGGCTGGACCATCGGCGCAGGCGTCGACTACGGCTTCACCGACAGCGTCTTCGGACGCGCGGAATATCGTTACAACGATTTCGGAGACAAGGATGTGGGCGGCGTCGATGTCGACCTCGACCAACACCAGTTTACCGTCGGCGTCGGCGTGAAATTCTGA
- a CDS encoding GlxA family transcriptional regulator: MIANRSAQSPIEVVVVVLPESSIMSFASVLDPMRAANRVAGHEVFRWRLLSADGQAVMLTCGVPIAVDGSFTLPVVGDLLLIIGGFNLQRHAGKRFLATLQECARHFDIVAGVESGCWLLGRSGLINGRKATAHWEELEDFSQAFPELEVIGDRFVIDGKYWTSGGASPTFDMMLHLVAERLGPALALDVASIFVYDQMHGPTDVQPFVSLGRIEARDPELAAAIRLMERTLERPMTVAALARRLSVSQRKLETLFAKGLSTSPGAYYLRLRLQVAHRLVRDTGIPMRDIALRCGFDSLSAFSRAYRREYRTSALKMRSARGAGVTPDASG, translated from the coding sequence ATGATTGCGAACCGTTCTGCACAATCGCCGATTGAGGTCGTGGTGGTCGTCCTGCCCGAATCGTCGATCATGTCCTTTGCCTCGGTCCTCGATCCGATGCGCGCGGCAAATCGAGTGGCGGGGCACGAGGTCTTCCGCTGGCGGCTGCTGTCCGCCGACGGCCAGGCGGTGATGCTGACCTGCGGCGTCCCGATTGCCGTGGACGGAAGTTTCACCTTGCCCGTCGTGGGAGATCTTCTTCTCATCATCGGCGGGTTCAATCTTCAAAGGCACGCCGGCAAGCGCTTTCTCGCGACCCTGCAGGAATGTGCGCGACATTTCGACATCGTCGCAGGCGTCGAATCCGGGTGCTGGCTGCTCGGCCGTTCCGGGCTCATCAATGGCCGCAAGGCTACGGCCCATTGGGAGGAACTCGAAGATTTCAGCCAGGCGTTTCCCGAATTGGAGGTGATCGGCGACCGTTTCGTGATCGACGGCAAATACTGGACCTCAGGCGGCGCGTCGCCGACCTTCGACATGATGCTGCATCTCGTCGCCGAGAGGCTCGGGCCTGCACTGGCGCTCGATGTCGCGAGCATTTTCGTCTACGACCAGATGCACGGACCGACGGATGTCCAGCCTTTCGTTTCGCTCGGCCGCATAGAGGCACGCGACCCGGAGCTTGCCGCGGCCATCAGGCTCATGGAGCGCACGCTCGAACGTCCGATGACGGTCGCGGCGCTGGCGCGCCGGCTTTCCGTCTCTCAGCGCAAGCTCGAAACGCTCTTCGCCAAAGGCCTCTCGACGAGTCCCGGCGCCTATTACCTGCGCCTCAGGCTGCAGGTCGCCCACCGGCTCGTGCGTGATACCGGAATTCCGATGCGTGACATCGCCCTGCGTTGCGGATTCGATAGTCTCTCCGCCTTTTCGCGCGCCTATCGCCGCGAATACCGGACGAGCGCTTTGAAAATGCGCAGTGCACGTGGCGCAGGCGTTACACCGGACGCATCAGGCTGA
- a CDS encoding acyl-CoA synthetase, producing MTSNEPQGGVTPVSTRVMNLGNFLSQAARRNPDEIALVHGDHRWRWNELEARVDAMAYALVHEFGVRKGDRILVHSANCNQMFESMFAAFRAGAVWVPTNFRQLPEEVAYLAQSSGARLVIFQAVFEAHAEACRAAGEQIGSCIPIGASRVGEDYDAIVARNLGKSISPVTVDRDDPCWYFYTSGTTGRPKAAVLTHGQMAFVINNHIGDLFPATTHRDRSIVVAPLSHGAGIHQLCQVARGATTILLPSEKLDIPQFWALVEKWRVNNLFAVPTIVKLLIEDPSVDRYDHSSLRYVIYAGAPMYRADQKKALEKLGAVLVQYFGLGEVTGAITVLPPAFHSAEDGPDARIGTCGFERTGMQLQIQDDDGNEVPAGATGEICVIGPAVFAGYYRNPEANAKAFRNGWFRTGDLGHVDAQGFLYITGRASDMFISGGSNVYPREIEEKLLMHPDISEAAIVGVPDPVWGEVGIAVCVAHDGASVDAAALREWLDGKIARYKLPKKIVFWSEMPKSAYGKITKKLIREELERRGELDIGSVGIGERRSAAP from the coding sequence ATGACGAGCAACGAACCCCAGGGCGGCGTCACCCCCGTTTCGACGCGAGTCATGAACCTCGGCAATTTCCTTTCGCAGGCAGCGAGACGGAATCCGGACGAGATCGCCCTCGTTCACGGCGATCACCGGTGGCGCTGGAACGAGCTGGAGGCGCGGGTCGACGCCATGGCATATGCGCTCGTCCATGAGTTCGGCGTGCGCAAAGGAGACCGGATTCTCGTCCACTCCGCCAATTGCAACCAGATGTTCGAGTCCATGTTTGCGGCTTTCAGAGCAGGTGCGGTCTGGGTTCCCACGAATTTCCGCCAGCTGCCGGAGGAGGTCGCCTATCTGGCTCAATCGAGCGGTGCCAGGCTGGTGATATTCCAGGCCGTCTTCGAGGCCCATGCCGAAGCATGTCGAGCTGCGGGCGAGCAGATCGGATCATGCATCCCGATCGGCGCGTCACGGGTCGGCGAAGACTATGACGCGATCGTTGCGCGCAATCTTGGAAAGTCGATTTCGCCCGTTACCGTCGATCGCGATGATCCATGCTGGTATTTCTATACGTCCGGCACCACCGGCCGCCCCAAGGCTGCCGTGCTGACGCACGGGCAAATGGCCTTCGTCATCAATAATCATATCGGCGATCTCTTTCCGGCTACGACCCATCGCGACCGGTCGATCGTCGTTGCGCCGCTGTCGCACGGCGCCGGGATCCATCAGCTGTGCCAGGTCGCACGGGGCGCGACCACGATCCTCTTGCCGTCCGAGAAGCTCGACATACCGCAGTTCTGGGCCCTCGTCGAAAAATGGAGGGTCAACAACCTCTTCGCCGTACCGACTATCGTAAAGCTGCTCATCGAGGATCCGTCCGTCGACCGGTACGACCACTCGTCGCTGCGCTATGTCATCTATGCCGGTGCGCCGATGTACCGTGCCGATCAGAAAAAGGCGCTGGAAAAGCTCGGCGCCGTCCTGGTGCAGTATTTCGGGCTCGGCGAAGTGACGGGAGCGATCACCGTCCTGCCTCCCGCCTTCCACAGCGCGGAGGACGGCCCGGATGCGCGTATCGGCACCTGCGGTTTCGAGCGGACGGGCATGCAGCTGCAGATCCAGGACGACGACGGCAACGAAGTCCCGGCGGGCGCGACCGGCGAGATCTGCGTGATCGGCCCGGCGGTTTTTGCCGGCTATTATCGGAACCCCGAGGCCAACGCCAAAGCGTTTCGCAACGGCTGGTTTCGTACCGGCGACCTTGGCCATGTCGATGCGCAAGGCTTCCTTTACATCACCGGCCGCGCCTCCGACATGTTCATTTCGGGCGGGTCCAACGTCTATCCGCGCGAGATCGAGGAAAAGCTCCTGATGCATCCGGATATCAGCGAGGCGGCGATCGTCGGCGTTCCCGATCCGGTCTGGGGAGAGGTCGGCATCGCGGTTTGCGTCGCACATGACGGTGCCTCGGTCGACGCGGCGGCTCTGAGGGAATGGCTGGACGGGAAGATTGCCCGCTACAAGCTTCCGAAGAAGATCGTGTTCTGGTCCGAAATGCCAAAATCGGCCTATGGCAAGATCACCAAGAAGCTGATCCGCGAGGAACTCGAACGGCGCGGCGAACTGGACATCGGTTCCGTTGGCATCGGGGAGCGCAGGAGTGCTGCCCCATGA
- a CDS encoding PCC domain-containing protein, with the protein MMRSLRQPGVPFTPRVISLGCHAEKTRLTFKPGRSVLEAVHEALAEKGCDSAIVEVRGGAFAPLAYVAPTLSHDGLHAAWYSDIHAPNGRAPIEDLVMTFGRRDGEPFLHGHGVWRHEDGFRAAGHVMPKDSRFAEPVEAEAWMLSGAIMDQLEDSETRFRLFTPVPHAAAPAITPRRAVLCRLKPNEPIHSAIERTAAEHGIERATLHGIGSLVGCTFVDGQVMESAASELLIRKGTLSPDRSGQAKAKLDIAIVDTECTIFEGEIAYGVDAVCITFEVLIVEE; encoded by the coding sequence ATGATGCGGAGCCTCCGCCAACCCGGCGTGCCGTTCACGCCGAGGGTGATCTCTCTCGGGTGCCACGCCGAGAAGACGCGATTGACCTTCAAACCGGGCCGGAGCGTGCTCGAAGCCGTCCACGAGGCGCTCGCTGAAAAAGGCTGCGACAGCGCGATCGTAGAGGTCAGGGGCGGTGCGTTTGCGCCGCTTGCCTATGTCGCACCGACTCTCTCGCATGACGGTCTTCATGCCGCCTGGTACAGCGACATACATGCGCCTAATGGCCGCGCGCCCATCGAAGATCTGGTCATGACATTCGGCCGGCGCGACGGGGAGCCGTTCCTGCACGGCCATGGTGTCTGGCGGCACGAGGACGGTTTCCGCGCGGCCGGGCACGTGATGCCGAAGGATTCGCGATTCGCCGAACCGGTGGAGGCGGAAGCCTGGATGCTGTCGGGCGCCATCATGGATCAACTGGAGGACAGCGAGACCCGATTCCGTCTGTTCACGCCTGTGCCTCATGCCGCCGCACCGGCCATCACTCCGCGGCGCGCCGTTCTCTGCCGGTTGAAGCCGAACGAACCGATCCATTCGGCGATCGAGCGCACGGCAGCCGAGCACGGAATCGAACGGGCGACGTTGCACGGCATCGGCAGCCTCGTCGGCTGCACGTTCGTCGACGGCCAGGTCATGGAATCGGCCGCTTCGGAATTGCTCATTCGCAAGGGGACGCTTTCACCCGATCGGAGCGGACAGGCCAAAGCGAAGCTCGACATCGCGATCGTCGATACGGAATGCACCATTTTCGAGGGTGAGATAGCCTACGGCGTTGACGCCGTTTGCATAACGTTCGAGGTGCTGATCGTCGAAGAGTGA